From a single Vespula pensylvanica isolate Volc-1 chromosome 24, ASM1446617v1, whole genome shotgun sequence genomic region:
- the LOC122637009 gene encoding uncharacterized protein LOC122637009, with translation MPQESIRWQGTQRRACGPGAHWNVQVVRGKVTTRCLWHACKALGIGLLLMLLGACMATIGYYADQLSVAQEVRGNLTVKVKNESREFHLNNLSYAGPIVMGVGGFIVVAVCVMTFEARDSAAKVVPARFRFNQSTLKGARTQRNRRSTSCQTTNNKWDHQYGLFRINRSLSPSAHEISRRQLKAELVRFSRDLHEKSVSHTIKKSPSAPILIDKKSPRRETPQYAGCAFLNPQLLQRHALSVDNPAYSPPQVSRESLEYPKLTGSQASMAMDLHIPNKGPVTLRVKDRSDTARRHQLLRQTKIEDVEEIVETKRPTSGYIYSPRLSGLYSKYPGEYVISKRNSVDVRYLEDLGPILKDSTKVSPRDFRKLSSPNFRKMSFDRIGGEHRLDKSMGHRKASLEFRRSPDFRRGDYRKLSVDRFSVDYTRCVMDELEIKSKASSGESLKRQRYPKLHHSRSDDNRRRSFDKGQRESQSSRYSLNTQGATDSADYDLRYFISTSLSTEESRTENPEDSHGFDIDESLTNPSPLEGQAETDTLLEEPELENLTENDTESSADRLNCEDTKKVQDYSIKGEDMMLQDWKNVLKESEMKRETMLCIEDDEV, from the exons GTGGTCAGAGGAAAGGTGACAACGCGATGCTTGTGGCATGCCTGCAAAGCTCTTGGCATTGGGCTGCTGTTGATGCTTCTGGGTGCTTGCATGGCGACTATAG GTTATTACGCGGATCAATTATCGGTGGCGCAAGAGGTCAGAGGTAATTTGACGGTAAAAGTGAAAAACGAGTCACGAGAGTTTCACTTGAACAACCTCAGTTACGCCGGACCGATAGTCATGGGTGTAGGAG GATTTATCGTGGTGGCCGTGTGCGTGATGACCTTCGAGGCGCGCGACAGCGCGGCAAAAGTAGTACCGGCACGTTTTCGATTCAATCAGAGTACGTTAAAAGGTGCGAGGACTCAACGAAATCGTAGATCCACGTCATGTCAAACGACTAATAATAAGTGGGATCATCAATATGGTCTCTTTAGGATCAATCGGAGCTTGAGTCCAAGCGCTCATGAAATCTCCCGAAGACAGTTGAAGGCTGAACTAGTGCGATTTTCACGAGATTTACACGAGAAAAGTGTATCgcatacgataaaaaaaagtccCAGTGCTCCGATTTTGATCGATAAGAAATCACCTCGCAGAGAGACTCCTCAGTATGCTGGCTGTGCATTCCTCAACCCACAATTATTGCAGAGACATGCTCTATCCGTTGATAATCCCGCTTACAGTCCTCCTCAA GTTAGTCGGGAGAGTTTGGAATATCCAAAGTTAACTGGCAGTCAGGCTTCCATGGCGATGGATCTTCATATCCCTAATAAAGGACCGGTTACATTAAGAGTAAAAGATCGATCGGATACGGCGAGACGTCATCAGTTGCTTCGACAAACGAAAATCGAAGATGTCGAGGAGATCGTGGAAACGAAAAGGCCAACATctggatatatatattcacctAGATTATCAG GTCTATATAGCAAGTATCCTGGGGAGTACGTAATCAGCAAAAGGAATTCCGTGGACGTTCGATATCTGGAAGATCTTGGACCCATTTTAAAAGATTCGACGAAAGTTTCGCCACGAGATTTTCGAAAACTTTCATCTCCGAATTTTCGTAAAATGTCTTTCGATAGAATCGGTGGTGAGCATAGATTGGATAAGTCGATGGGTCATCGAAAGGCTAGTTTGGAGTTTAGAAGGAGTCCGGATTTTCGTCGAGGTGATTACAG AAAGCTATCGGTGGACAGATTCAGCGTGGATTACACCAGATGCGTAATGGACGAGCTCGAGATTAAATCCAAGGCAAGTAGTGGCGAGAGCCTAAAGAGACAACGTTATCCGAAGCTTCATCATTCTCGATCGGACGACAACAGAAGACGTTCCTTCGATAAAGGTCAAAGGGAGTCACAATCCAGCAGATATTCGTTGAACACGCAAGGTGCTACGGACAGTGCCGATTACGAtctaagatattttatatcgacttCCTTGAGTACTGAGGAAAGTCGTACGGAAAATCCGGAAGATAGTCATGGTTTTGACATCGACGAATCCTTGACTAATCCTTCGCCGTTAGAGGGTCAAGCGGAAACGGATACGCTCTTGGAAGAACCCGAATTAGAGAATCTCACGGAGAACGACACCGAGAGTTCGGCTGATCGTTTGAATTGCGAAGATACGAAGAAGGTACAGGATTATTCGATAAAGGGTGAAGATATGATGCTGCAGGATTGGAAGAACGTTTTGAAGGAATCTGAGATGAAGAGGGAAACGATGTTATGCATAGAAGACGACGaagtttga